A genomic stretch from Bos javanicus breed banteng chromosome 3, ARS-OSU_banteng_1.0, whole genome shotgun sequence includes:
- the LOC133245267 gene encoding olfactory receptor 10X1-like has product MKINQTVLEEFILVGFSVYPHAQTFLFVVFFCLYLPTLTGNLAIMGLTWVDRRLHTPMYLFLSALSFSETCYTLTIIPKMLADLLVKYRSISVIGCGLQMSSFLGLGGTNCFILTLMGYDRFLAICNPLRYPLLMTNMACGKLVVSAWVAGFFISVTETGMIFRGSFCHPNLVKHFFCHMRAVVRLSCLDSKFTEFIVTAISVSGLIGTFLLIILTYVFILSTVLRIPSAEGKQKAFSTCASHLTVVIIHFGFASIVYLKPEASGGDDTLIAIPYTVITPFLSPLIFTLRNKDMKNAFRKVLGKTNSLNK; this is encoded by the coding sequence ATGAAGATCAACCAAACAGTCCTGGAAGAGTTCATTCTTGTTGGCTTTTCTGTTTACCCACATGCACAGACATTCCTCTTTGTGGTTTTCTTCTGCCTCTACCTTCCCACCCTCACAGGTAATCTGGCCATCATGGGTCTAACTTGGGTGGACAGACGTCTCCACACACCCATGTACCTCTTCCTTAGTGCACTCTCTTTCTCTGAGACCTGCTACACCCTGACCATTATCCCCAAGATGTTGGCAGATCTTCTCGTCAAGTACAGAAGCATTTCAGTCATAGGTTGTGGCTTGCAAATGAGTTCCTTCTTGGGACTTGGTGGCACTAATTGTTTCATTCTCACTTTGATGGGATATGATCGCTTCCTGGCCATCTGCAACCCTCTCAGATATCCTTTGCTTATGACCAATATGGCGTGTGGAAAACTTGTGGTCTCTGCTTGGGTTGCAGGCTTCTTTATCTCTGTGACAGAGACTGGAATGATATTCAGGGGCTCTTTCTGTCATCCCAACCTTGTCAAACACTTCTTCTGTCATATGAGGGCTGTTGTGAGGCTGTCCTGTCTAGACAGCAAATTCACAGAATTCATTGTAACAGCAATCTCAGTGTCAGGCTTGATAGGCACCTTCCTGCTTATCATACTCACTTATGTGTTCATTCTCTCTACTGTTCTTAGGATCCCTTCAGCTGAGGGCAAGCAGAAAGCATTTTCTACCTGTGCCTCCCACCTCACAGTGGTCATCATCCACTTTGGTTTTGCATCTATTGTGTATCTGAAGCCAGAAGCATCAGGGGGAGATGACACACTGATAGCAATCCCCTACACTGTCATTACTCCTTTCCTCAGCCCTCTTATTTTCACCCTCAGGAATAAGGACATGAAGAATGCTTTCAGAAAGGTACTCGGAAAAACAAATTCCTTGAATAAATAA
- the LOC133245075 gene encoding olfactory receptor 10X1-like, giving the protein MKINQTVLKEFILVGFSVYPHAQTFLFVVFFCLYLLTLTGNLTIMSLTWVDRHLHTPMYLFLGALSFSETCYTLTIIPRMLADLLAKKRSISVIGCALQMYFFLGLGGTHCILLTLMGYDRFLAICNPLRYPLLMTNMACGKLVVSAWAAGFFISVTEIALIFRGSFCSPNLVEHFFCHMRAIVRLSCLDSELTEFIVTAISVSGLMGTFLLIILTYIFILSTVLKIPSAEGKQKAFSTCASHLTVVIIHFGFASIVYLKPEASGGDDTVIAVPYTVLTPFLSPLIFSLRNKDMKNAFRKALGKTHFLNKQSWIMEDYKNIHN; this is encoded by the coding sequence ATGAAGATCAATCAGACAGTCCTGAAAGAGTTCATTCTTGTTGGCTTTTCTGTTTACCCACATGCACAGACATTCctctttgtggttttcttttgccTCTACCTTCTCACCCTCACAGGTAACCTGACCATCATGAGTCTTACTTGGGTGGACAGACATCTCCACACACCCATGTACCTCTTCCTTGGTGCACTCTCTTTCTCTGAGACCTGCTACACTCTGACCATTATCCCCAGGATGCTGGCAGATCTCCTGGCCAAGAAAAGAAGCATTTCAGTCATAGGTTGTGCCTTGCAGATGTATTTCTTCTTGGGACTTGGTGGCACTCACTGTATCCTTCTCACTTTGATGGGATATGATCGCTTCCTGGCCATCTGCAACCCTCTCAGATATCCTTTGCTTATGACCAATATGGCATGTGGAAAACTTGTGGTCTCTGCTTGGGCTGCTGGCTTCTTTATTTCTGTGACAGAGATTGCGTTGATATTCAGGGGCTCTTTCTGCAGTCCCAATCTTGTAGAACACTTCTTCTGTCATATGAGGGCTATTGTGAGGCTGTCCTGTCTAGACAGCGAACTCACAGAATTCATTGTAACAGCAATCTCAGTGTCAGGCTTGATGGGCACCTTTCTGCTCATTATCCTCActtacattttcattctttccacTGTCCTCAAGATCCCGTCAGCTGAGGGCAAGCAGAAGGCATTTTCTACCTGTGCCTCCCACCTCACAGTGGTCATCATCCACTTTGGTTTTGCATCTATTGTGTATCTGAAGCCAGAAGCATCAGGGGGAGATGACACAGTGATCGCAGTTCCTTACACTGTCCTCACTCCTTTCCTCAGCCCTCTCATTTTTAGCCTCAGGAATAAGGACATGAAGAATGCTTTCAGAAAGGCCCTTGGAAAGACACATTTCTTGAATAAGCAATCTTGGATTATGGAAGATTATAAGAACATACATAACTGA